Part of the Sorghum bicolor cultivar BTx623 chromosome 1, Sorghum_bicolor_NCBIv3, whole genome shotgun sequence genome, ATGAGCCCCGCCCCTGCGGCACGTCGTAGGCGTTAATGGCGCGATGGCGATGGGTGTCCGTGGTCGCGGAAAGAGAGGTGCAGCGGGCAGCGGGGGGGGGCGTTATTGTGCGCAGCAGCAATAACGCGCAGCAGCCGCTCGTGAATTGGAGGTCCGGCAGGCAGGCATTACCGTTTGTTCACGTCGTAGTACGAGCATGCCTGCAGATACTACGATCCGAGCGGGACCGTACCCCCCGTGCTCGCCATCAATGTGTTTTACGTGATGCGTCTGCGCTGCGGCCTTGATTGCGCAAAATCGTTCGTGCTGTTCGTGTGCCGGCTCAGCGCAGCGGGCGTTAAACACGCCGCAGCATGGGCGTACGCACGTACGGAGTACTCCTTGTAGCAGTGCAGTATTCCTGGCGAACTGGCCCTGGCCGGCCACGGGCGTTTTTGAGCGACAGGGCAGGCCCCAGCTTGTTCGCTGGGCGGCGAATTGCTGGTCGACGATATGGGGGCCCATGAGGAAGAAACGCTTGCCCATACAGTAGCCCAGGTTGGTCGGGCATCCCCCTTTGGCGGGCTGCGGAGCCTAGCAAAAGGCCGGACGGCCCGCGTATATGAGGCACGAGGTGGAGTCCCGTCTCCGTCTCCAACTCGGCCCAGCGTGTCGGTTACAAAGTGGCCCGCGTTGGCATACCCGGGAAGTTTGGCATAGCCCAGAACCCATCCAAGTTTTTTTACAACGTTTTCGTACAAATCTGAATCTAATCCAGCTCTGCTccaaaaacaaataaataataattatccaGCGCTCCGTACTCTTATCACTCTTTTTTTATGAACCCGTACAGTAACACCTGCTCTCTACTTCCATAGTAGTATGGCGCGTGGGCGCTTGGAGTGATTTGGTCGTACGTGTTCGCTTGAGTTTATTTGTTAAATATGTTGGTCATTTagtgatatttttttttctcttataataattaataaacATCACTTTTAATCATAACGTGTGAATATTAATTTtagttatgattttttaaacaaGCGAACACATTCTTGATCGATCGATTCTAGCCTTCTAGTAGGGTCGTCATAGGCGATGACGCTGGGTGGTGTTCGACCGAACACACATGGCAAGAGGGATCAATTGATGAAGTGACCCGATTGAAGCTGCAAGACAAACGGCTTCAATTTGCAAAGCCAATGCATGGTTGCAGGCATCTGCAAGGCCTATTACAAGAATACAAAAAAGGGCACTTACAGCCGATGAACAAGAATTTCTTCTTACTCGTCTGAGCTGCACGCGCGTACGCCATTTGTACATGACAAATTTTAGAACTACTACCGCACCCCCCCTGTAGGCTACCCCCGTCTACTAGCTACCTGGCCATGCACGCCAGACCCATGAGCTGCTCGAAGCGCCGGGCGTCGCAGgggatccgcagcacgccgggCTGGCCGTACCCGTACTGCCGCTCCGCCATCTCCAGCAGCTCCACCATGCGCGGCTCCTTGAGCAGCGCCACCGGCACCAGAACAGTCTCATCATGCTCCTCGtcctcgccgccgtcgccaaCGAGCCGCATGGGCACGTACCCTCTCGGCATCGCTGCcccgtcgccggcgccggcgcgggcgCGGACCGGCGACGACGCTGTCGAGCCCTGCTGCTTGCTCGTCGTTGCCGCCGCCTGCTGCTTTCGTTTACACAGCATCTTCGCCATATATATCTATGCTGCGTGCGCGCGCGCGTCTTGTGATAGAACGCAACgcaacgcaccgtgcaattatAGCTCGTCGTCGTAGCAGCAGCGATATGGCAGTGGCACCGGCCGTGTAGCTGGGTGATGGGCACGGCACAGCGTTTATATAGAGAAGGAAGAAGGTGACGGCGGCATGACGGGATTTGTCAAGGCTTTGTAGATGCTGCTGGTGTCTGCGCAAAGAAAAG contains:
- the LOC8056760 gene encoding auxin-responsive protein SAUR40 → MAKMLCKRKQQAAATTSKQQGSTASSPVRARAGAGDGAAMPRGYVPMRLVGDGGEDEEHDETVLVPVALLKEPRMVELLEMAERQYGYGQPGVLRIPCDARRFEQLMGLACMAR